The Patescibacteria group bacterium sequence TAGGTTATGAAGAATACAGAAACCAAGACACCGGGAGCAGTTCCCGCATTCCCAATATGGATGTTTACAGAGAATGTATGAAAGAAAAAGGCTATTAAGTTAAAACCCCATAGTTTGACTTTTCTCCCAAAAAGTGTTATAGTATATTTCTATGAAAACTATAACAGTAGTTATTCCTTTATATAACGAGGAAAAGAGAATACAAAAAACTATAAAAGCGCTAAACAAATTTGCGTCTCCCAAGGGTTTAACTATTTCAAAAGTAATATTTGTTAATGACGGTAGCACCGATAAAACTGTAAAAATTCTTGAAAACGCAAATTTTAAGTACCCCGCGGAAATATTGTCTTATAAAACCAACAGGGGCAGAGGATTTGCCGTTAAAATGGGGGTTAAAAAGGCTACCACCGATTATATTATGTACATAGACGGGGATTATTCCATTCCTTTGGAGAACTTAAAGTCTTTTAATAAACATATTCAAAAGGGGATAGATTTAATAGTAGGAAGCAAAAAACTGCCAAATACAAAGTGTTTGGTGAAAAGAGGTGTTATAAGAGAATTTATAGGTAGCGGGCACACCTTTATTTTTAACGCTCTTTTAGGTGTTGGGGTAAGCGATTATCAAGGAGGATTTAAAATTTTTACTAGAGAAATAGCTAGGGCAGTGTTTCCTAAATTACGACAAGAAAGATGGGGGCTGGACGCCGAGCTTTTATATGTGGCTAAAGAAATGGGGTACGCGATAAAAGAACTGCCCGTTGTTTGGTCGCATATAAGTACCTCTTCCAAAGTTAATTTGGCAAGAGATGTATTTAGAGCTTTAGCGGATGTTGCAACGATAAGAATAAGCGGGATACTAGGAAAATATAGCCCCGTTTCTTATTCCGAACAATTGGTGCCAAGAATAAGATTTATTCCAATACTTTAAATCTGGTAAAATACCATTATGGAGAAAATTTTGGTTATTTCAACTTATCCGCCAAAAGGTTCGTTATACGGTAATAAATTCAGCGCCGTGGCATCGTACACAAAAAATACTCTTACGCATATGTCCCGCTCGGTTTATTTTACAGTGTTAGCCGATAAGTTAGATAGCTCTGAAAATTACACGGAACAAAATGCGCAAGTTATAAGGTGTTGGAAAAGAAACAGTATAAAAAGTTTTTTTGCTTTATTAAAAAATGTGGCGAAGCGCAAAGAAGCCAAAAAAGTTCTTTTCGCTTTTGAATTCGGAATGTTTGGCGCAAGCAAAGTATTGCTTGGATTTATCCCCGTTTTATTTTTCTTTATTAAGTTATTAGGTAAAAAGATATACCTTGTATCCCACGGGGTGATTTTAAATTTTTCCGATATTAGCGAGCAAATGGGGGTGTTTGAAAGAGGGGTTTTATCAAAGAGTATGGGGGTTTTATTGAAAATCTATTATTTTATTTTAGGACGGATGTCAACAAAAATAATAGTTTTTGAAGAGCATTTGCGTAAATCCTTAATAGGTATCGGAATAGGGGAGAACAAAATATACACTATTCCGCACGGCGTTCACGAGGAAGGGGAAATACCCAGCAAAACCGAGTCCAGAAAAAGGCTTGGAATTGATAAAAACGATTTTATGGTTTTATGTTTTGGATTTTTAATCTGGTATAAGGGGTCGGACTTTATTGTTAACGCTTTTAGAGATAAATTTAAGGAAGAGGGTATAACGCTTATTATGGCGGGGGGAGAGAGCAATGTACACAAAAACGACCCCGTCTACGCGCGATACATATCTAATTTGTATAAAAATGTTGAGGGGCATTCCAATATCGTCCTCACGGGTTTTTTAAAGGAAGAGGATATAAAATATTACTTTTCGGCGTGCGATTTGGTTGTTTTGCCTTACCGCGCTTTTATATCCGCAAGCGGGCCTTTGAGTTTTGCTTTAACATACAAAAAGCCTTTTGTTATATCCCGCAATCTTAAAGAATACGCCAAAACCGCCGATTTTAAGAAGTCCCTATCCGCTGTTGATATGTCCGTTGAGGATATAGTTTTTAATATGGACGAAGATGATTTTCATAAAAAGATAATGGAATTTACGAAAGATAGAAATAAGCGAGTGTCTCTTGAAAATTTATCCAAAGAATTATTTAAAAACAGAAAATGGTCCAAAGTTGGAGAGATGTACAACAAAGTAATTCTGTAAAGTAAAAATATCTTTAAATCTGCTAAAATAGTTCCAATGACCAAATTAAAATTTTCGGATATTTTTTTTCCACTGGCGCTTTTGTTGGTTGTTATTGCAATTTTTATTAGTAACTACGCTCCGGGCACATATCTCACAGGATGGGACAACCTGCATCCTGAATTTGATTTAAAACTTAACTTATCGCGGGGGATTTTTTCGGTTTGGGAAGAATATCAAGGTTTGGGGCTTTTAACAGGGAACGCGCATAGCGCCAATATATTGCACACCCTTTTTATGTATTTTTTGCGCATTTTTGGTACTCCCGTTAATTTAATGAGATATACTTACCATTTTTCTATGCTTTTTACGGGAGTTTTGGGCTTATATTTTTTGCTAAAAAAGGTTAAGTTGGGTAACGCGGTTTCGTTTCTTGGCGCTTTGTTTTATTGCTTGAATTTGGGAACAGCGCAAATTTTTTATACCCCATATATTTCTTTTTCTCATTTTTACGGGTTACTTCCTTGGTTGTTGTATTCTTTGGTTAGGTACGCCAACAACAGCTCAAAAAAGAACCTCCTAGTTTTATTTTTAATAAATGTTCTGGCTGTCCCCGCATTTTATATTCCCACAATCTTTATAGTTTATGTTGTTTGCGTATTGCTTTTTGGATTTGTCGTCCTTGTCAAAAAAACTCGCCTCTTTAAGGTTTTGGGAATTGTTTTCGCTGTAAATTCTTTTTGGCTCTTGTCCTTTTTATATTTTATTTTTAACAATCTATCGGTTAGATACGGAGCGCTTTCTAGTTCAATGAGCTCGGATATTCTTTTTATGGAAAATGTTAAACATGGCAATTTAGCCAATACGCTTTTGCTGAAAGGATTTTGGTTTGGGAATGTGGATTTGCAAATAGAACAGGGGAAGTTTGATTATATGTTGCGTCCGTGGATTGATTATATGCAGAACCCGCCTGTTTTGATTATCGGTTACATTCTATCCGCTATAGTTTTTTTTGGATTTGCCGTTACCTTTATCCGTCTACTATCCAAAAAATATAAAAATAACACTTTTTTAATTGGGTTTGCGGGAATTTTTTTAATATCTTTGTTTTTTCTTTTAAACGAAAATTTTCCTCTAGGCTTTATCTATCACTTTTTAAGGCAGACATTTCCTCTGTTTGCGGAGGTTTTTAGGTTTCCTTTTACCAAATGGGTGGTTCCGGCAGCGCTTGCCTACAGCGTGTTCTTTGCGGTGGGAGTTAGTGTTTTAATAGAAAAGGTTAAGTTTAGGGGGTTGAACCCTCTAAAGGGTTCAACCCCAATGATGATTTTTATTATGTTCATATTGCTAATTGTTTGGATGTTTCCTATATTTAAGGGCAATCTGATTTATACTAATATGAAAGTTAAAATCCCAAACGAATATTTTGAACTTTTTGATTTTTTTAAAACCGTTCCAAAAACAGAACGGATAGCCAATTTTCCGCAGTACACCTTTTGGGGTTGGAATTATTATAAATGGGGGTACCGCGGAAGCGGGTTTTTGTGGTATGGTCTAGAAC is a genomic window containing:
- a CDS encoding glycosyltransferase, which encodes MKTITVVIPLYNEEKRIQKTIKALNKFASPKGLTISKVIFVNDGSTDKTVKILENANFKYPAEILSYKTNRGRGFAVKMGVKKATTDYIMYIDGDYSIPLENLKSFNKHIQKGIDLIVGSKKLPNTKCLVKRGVIREFIGSGHTFIFNALLGVGVSDYQGGFKIFTREIARAVFPKLRQERWGLDAELLYVAKEMGYAIKELPVVWSHISTSSKVNLARDVFRALADVATIRISGILGKYSPVSYSEQLVPRIRFIPIL
- a CDS encoding glycosyltransferase encodes the protein MEKILVISTYPPKGSLYGNKFSAVASYTKNTLTHMSRSVYFTVLADKLDSSENYTEQNAQVIRCWKRNSIKSFFALLKNVAKRKEAKKVLFAFEFGMFGASKVLLGFIPVLFFFIKLLGKKIYLVSHGVILNFSDISEQMGVFERGVLSKSMGVLLKIYYFILGRMSTKIIVFEEHLRKSLIGIGIGENKIYTIPHGVHEEGEIPSKTESRKRLGIDKNDFMVLCFGFLIWYKGSDFIVNAFRDKFKEEGITLIMAGGESNVHKNDPVYARYISNLYKNVEGHSNIVLTGFLKEEDIKYYFSACDLVVLPYRAFISASGPLSFALTYKKPFVISRNLKEYAKTADFKKSLSAVDMSVEDIVFNMDEDDFHKKIMEFTKDRNKRVSLENLSKELFKNRKWSKVGEMYNKVIL